The following are encoded together in the Vigna unguiculata cultivar IT97K-499-35 chromosome 2, ASM411807v1, whole genome shotgun sequence genome:
- the LOC114174740 gene encoding 40S ribosomal protein S14-like has product MSRRKVREPKEENVTLGPAVRDGEHVFGVARIFASFNDTFIHVTDLSGRETLVRITGGMKVKADRDESSPYAAMLAAQDVAARCKELGITALHIRLRATGGNKTKTPGPGAQSALRALARSGMKIGRIEDVTPIPSDSTRRKSGRRGRRL; this is encoded by the exons ATG TCGAGGAGAAAGGTTAGAGagccaaaagaagaaaatgtgaCTCTGGGTCCAGCTGTTAGAGACGGTGAACACGTGTTTGGCGTCGCTCGCATCTTTGCTTCCTTCAATGACACCTTCATT CATGTTACTGATTTGTCTGGGAGGGAAACACTTGTCCGCATCACTG GTGGGATGAAGGTTAAAGCTGATAGAGATGAATCATCTCCCTATGCTGCTATGCTTGCAGCACAGGATGTTGCTGCCAGATGCAAG GAACTGGGCATAACTGCTCTTCATATCAGGCTCCGTGCCACTGGTGGAAACAAAACAAAGACTCCTGGTCCTGGTGCTCAATCAGCTCTTAGAGCCCTTGCTCGTTCAGGAATGAAAATTGGTCGCATAG AGGATGTTACTCCCATTCCTTCCGACAGCACGCGTAGAAAGAGTGGAAGGAGGGGTAGAAGGCTTTAA